A window of Cyprinus carpio isolate SPL01 chromosome A6, ASM1834038v1, whole genome shotgun sequence genomic DNA:
acaattctgactttatatctcacaaaagttcagaattctgagatattgTCTCAGAATTGTacatttttctcgcaattctaagtttacatcttgcaattaattttttttttctaccatggaataaaaacttcataaaaagACTTGTTAAAAGTCAAgttactttatttctcagaattgcacgtTTGTATCCAACAATTCTAAATGCAATTCTTAGTGTTttttgaattgtgagattaaaaagttgaaattcttgcttttattttttccattttttattaagttatgtaTTTGTCCCCACCCTAACTGAGTTGGTTGATATactgtggtgtttgttttgtAGAGTGATGCGGACAGTTTGTGTCTGATCTGCCATGACAACCTACGCAAAGGAGGAGGAGTTATCAGAGAGCTTCACTGTTCCCACAGCTTCCACACTGAGGTAAAGGTTCAAACTAGTTGACAGGATATTATAAATTATCAAATTCAACTTCAGATATCAAATATATAAGTGGCCCAAAAAGACCATGTCAGACGATCTATTATctattctgcatttttttttttttagctgctgaGACTTTGTTTTCTCCTAAGATTTCTTCCTCACTCTCCATAACCATCTTAGGGAGTTTCATACTTGCCAATGTCCCCTGTGTTTTGTTCACTAGGGTATTGAGATACTGTCCTTTGTAAAGCTGGTTTAGAATGTGTTGTTGAACAGCTTAATGTAACTGAATATCATGCTCCTTCTGGTGTAGTGCATAGAGGAATGGCAATGGACTAAGCAGACCTGTCCCACGTGTCAAAAGCATGTTGCCATGCCAGAGCCCCTGTACTGGACATCAACCAGAGTAATAGTGCCCTGAGCTCTTCTAGCACCCATTCAAACTAGCTTGGACATCAGATGGGTAACCAAAACATCAGACACGATGGTGCATAACTAACAACGCAGCtatttcctacaaaaaaaaaaaaggtggtcaTATGACTAATCACAAAGAGGAGATTTTGCTATTCAGGAGAAACAGATTGGTAGAGCATTTCTTTGTATATAGGCTAAATGACTTTAACATCactaaatgtaaaattgttttttaaaatcatatttacatattaagaaaatgttattttctaatgTGTATATCTTTTTCTGCAGAAATGTAAGCAAACTGAACAAGTTGtatgaagtatgaattttaaaatgtacctcACTATATTTGTAAGTAATTCAAAGTAGGCCTACTGGCAATGTTCTGTTTTCAAAACATGTAACTAATGTAATACTATCAACAAAAGTGCAGGCCTGTATTTACCAGGTGTGTACTTGAGTAAATGTGCTTCTTTActattcttaaagggttagttcacccaaaaattcactcagattccatcaaaaatatcttaatttgtgttctgaagatgaacgaagctcttATGGggttgaaatgacatgagggtgagtaattaatgacaattttcatttttgggtgaactaaccctttaagtactaCTTGGGGAATTTGAACgttattttagttcatacagTATTTCACTGGTCATCCTGACAGAATTATGATGAATCTGACTGAAACAAGTCAAAATCACATTCCTGTGATGTTTACTAAACTTTTATTGAAAACAGCCAATAAAACCTGTTTTAATGTCGTCATCATATTTGTCCTGGAGTTCTTGACCCACAGCAGTAAgttttgtttatgttatatatatatatatatcattgcacATCTGTGATGAGGTTTAAACAACTAACGTTAGCCTATAATGTGCAGTTATAGTGTTAAATTATAACCTAAGAGTCTCAGAGCCTTACATATAGCGTAACAGTGAGAAAATAGTTGTTAAGTTATCTTCCACAGTTACTTTAATGTTAAAATCTAGCTAAGCTTTCACTTGAGTATGTTTTGTTTAGATACTTAAAGTTTAAATGAGTAAAATACAGGCAATGCATCCATACTTTCACTTACTGTATAAATTCTTAATAATTTTTACGCCTCTCTAATCCCCTTTTCTACATGTATTGTCTACTTTATCCCATCGGTGTGAATGTAAAACATAATGCGAGCATATTAAAGATTAAACAATAAAAGCGAACAAACAGGCTCAATTTTGTCGATTCAGAACGTCGAGCGTGATGACGTCGCGTAATCGTTGCCGTGGCTACACGCGGAGTTGTCGTATGCACCTGTTACGCTTTCAAACAGGAAAGGGAACGAATCGATACGTATTTACTTAAACGAAGTAGCTTCGAGACAAATTTTTTTCGACTTGagacttcttctttttttaagcatCAACCTGAACCTTTATGGACAAATTAAAGAACGTTTTGAGTGGCCAAGATGGCAATGACGACCTCAACGTACTGCAGGTAGTTGCTTTTAACTGTCTACTACTGCATTACACTTGAGTTAGAACTCAGTTTTAATGCTTTGAAGTGTTATTGTGTTTACAGAGTGACGATGTCGTTTTGAATTCGAATCTAGTCTTTTGCGACTTGTTTTGTCGCGTGCATGTGCGTAGCCGACTGTCATTAGCAAAAGCTTAATATGAAATTTATTGAAATCACTGTTTTTGGTGAACATCCATGAATATACCGTCGCTGTTTTAGGCAGCGAATGAAGCATCAACACTGGGCTGGGGCACGCGCGTCAAGGGATTCGTCGCGTGTTTTGTGTCGGGCGTCTTGTGTTCAGTTTTGGTAAGACGAGTGCACGaatagttttatattgttttattttaatttaacatactATAGTCAAACGTCATATTTTTGTGATTCAGGGGACCTGCTTGCTTTGGCTTCCGAGAACTGGACTGACACTCTTTGCAGTCTTTTACAGTTTAGGTAATATTGCTTCTCTTTTAAGGTGAGTCATGCAGCTTTTAACTGTCCACCTTTGATTTCATCTCGCACAAGGTGTGTCACTGGCTACAATGTTTACAATGGTAGACCATGTTTGCATTGGCATGTGTGGGTCAGTGAAAATGTAGATGAagttcaaaaacacttttttttaaaaaacaaatgaactgaattttgtctttaaaatgtcGATTGAtataagtacaataaaaaaacaattatataattgtttcactctgaaattgctagtaaaattcacaaataattacaaagaaactgcaaataacacatttaattaaacatgaaatgaaatagaACACTGAAATAGTAATCCTTGTTTCATTCAAAACTATAGAAAATAGAAAGTAATCAGATATTTTCATTATTGCATAAATATGAGTGATTGTAAAAcccttaattgtatttttattatatatatatatatatatatatatatatatatatatatatatatatatatatatatatatatatatatatatatatatatatattacaaagaTTTCTTGAGGTTATACCGTTTGATGTTTGACAACATAAACTAAACTTGCAATGCCGTAAAGTCGAAGTatctcatatttttgttttatctctgagagaccaaaaaatgttttaatagcaaaaaaacacacacacacacacacacacacacacacattgatactTCAGAATTGTATCTAATCTCATGAgaactgagtaaaaaaaaatgacaagaagaaataataattaatggtTATGCCAATTTTTTATCCTTTTCATGTAATTTGCCcccaaatatatatgaaaataaattcctTTAGAGATTTCAAACATGTTCACCAGAGATAATGTTTTCAACTCATTGTCTGCATGAATTGCAAATGTTAAAGCAtttgtgaataaattaatagaaaaatgaaatgtcacagaCTGCCCCTTGTATACAGTGATGTGTAGCATTTGTGGGAATTTGTAAATCAATCCTGAGGTCTTTTGGGTGTGGGTTGCTTTCAGCACAATGTTCTTAATGGGCCCATTAAAGCAACTCAAGAGGATGTGTGACAAGACAAGAGCTCTGGCAACTGGCATTATGATTGTgagagcacacacatacacagatattaTAGTCTGATGCACTATAGAGTGATTCAGTAGTTCATATAATTCACTAATTGgcctttttcctttttctttaaatggaacatttgtgtttttgaagacATGCCTGGTGctgaccttttgcgctgctttTTGGGTAAGTGGGTTAATCTTAATAACCATGATGTCATGTCATAATGTATTATGTAACACAATGTTTAAACTTGCATGTTTATTATGATAATTGATTGTTTGCTTTCCTTAACTTTtaaatttctttgtgtttttgtatttagtgGAAGATCAAAGGCCTTGCTCTGCTGTTCTGTATCCTCCAGTTTTTGGCTTTTACATGGTAAAATAACAGATATCCATActtacttttcttttaaatttgactatataaatgttgtaattgtatatggagttaactttaaaaaaaacatgtagacaTAAACGTATATAAAAGAGTGAGTGAAAGTGAGAACACCGATGACATAAGgcaataaaaaaacttgaaactTTGAACCATGCAGTGCTGTAAgtgatatgttttctttttaatggaCTGGCACTATTACCAGATATCACTGTAGTAGGTGTCCTGAAATATCACACCTGTCTTTGTGATGGTCCTAGGCTTTGCAAACCTTTCAAAAGATTTTTCAGAAGTTATTTTGTGCTTTTGGTGGGACAACATATTTGAAGCAGGAAACTGAGAGTTGAAGCGGATCTTTAAATTTAAGCGCAAGAATGCTATTTTGCTACTATTGATTTTGACAATACTGAGATGATTACTTCTGCCCTCTTTCTCACTCCATCTCTGATTACAGTGGTCTCAGTGGGTGGAGTTTGGAAAGAGGGGACGTGTGTAATGTAGTCACTAAGTCTGGCAGAAGTTCCAAAACAGCTAATGTTTCCTAAAGCTTCTTGTAATCCATGTTAAACAAATCTAATGTGATATAATAAATCTGTTTAACAGAACTCCCGACCTTTACATTTCAGAACCAGAATATTAGTACAAATTttacttactgattttttttcatgaacttgTAGCTTCTTTTGGGATATTGACACAGTGTTTGTATAGTGTATCTTACAGGCACTCCTATCAAAAACGACTTTTAAGAAGCTATAAAAATAGTGCGATAGTGGCCCTACTATGTAGCCATAGTAAAGAAAGTAATGCATTTGTTTGCTGTTATTACATGTTAAATTGCTGTGACCTCTTCTTTATCGgctatgttttgtgtgtgtttgtgtgtgtgtgtgtgttttatttattaaattacccctttttttttttttttttttacatttggctaaaaaatgtggaaaacagCTTACAAATCATGCTTAATTGTTTTTTGAAGATGTAAAAGTTTTCTGTGGTGATTAGGTTTATGAGTGAGTTATAGGAATAggagaaaatacagtttgtatagTATAAAAGTAATTATGTCAATGAAGTCCCCATAAAATATGAAaacccaacgtgtgtgtgtgtgtgtgtgtgtatgttgtgtgtgtgtgtgtgtgtgtgtgtgtgtgtgtgtgtgtgtgagagagagagagagagagagagagagagagagaaatatagctTATAAATTTAACCCATGCCTCTGTTATATCCCATTTATTTCACAGGTATAGCTTGTCCTACATTCCTTTTGCAAGGTGAGTTTCTTTGTATTTTCAAAaccatagataaaaaaaaaaaaaacatctctgttGACCCAAATCAACATTCATTTATGAGGAGTCAGATAAATTGGCTCAGAGATatagtaacagaaaaaaaatgttgtgattgcaAATGGCAAAGACTGTCTGCGGaccaagttttatatatatatatatatatatatatatatatatatatatatatatatatatatatatatatatatatatatataatgaatgtactttttttttttaaatgtacctttttccattttaaaatatcagcTTTGCAATTTAACTGCCTATTGGTCTTTGTGTATGAAATTCACATAATTGCTTTATAGACTAAATTTGAAACTGTCATTCTGTCACAGCCAAAAAAGACACTTTTAATCATCTATTTTTTTGGCTTTGGCGTTTGTTTACCTTTagctatttgtttttatgtagggATGCAATCATTAAGTTGTTCTCCGCGTGCTTGAAGTGAGATGCCTCTACATTTGGCCTTGGCTCTCTCTCTGTGGGCTGCTTTGGCTCCAGCTTCAGTGCTGCCTTCAATGCCACTCGTGTACTCACTCTGCAGCCTGGCACAGACACCTCACCACACTACAGGCTCCCCTTACTCTCCCCAACGGACGGACACTCTCCATGTGTGTGAACAAGCACACACAGACAAGtactctctctcttacacaaacacacacctgtgctTTACGTTCAAGTAGAAAACAAGAATGAAACAAATACCCAAGTAACATCTTATTGGGCAAATGGTTGCATTTCGGTCTTGTAACTGTAGTGACAAGTTTCGTGCAGCAAGATGGGAGagcttatttaacatttaactgttgtgtaattgcttaatatttttaattcctaCGTGCCTTCATCTCTGCCTCCATCCAAGGATTACTTGAGGACTAGATTGGGTAGAAAAGTAACCAGTGTTGCAATTTTTtagtatttagatttatttattttttttgcatgaacaaGATAATGATTAAGGGCTTTCTAAATAATTGTTGCAATTATGTTTTAGTTCAGATGTTATCTATAATAGGTAAGTGAAAGGATGTCAGAAATGTCTTATTGCTATCttattagataaaataaatattaaacactcATTAGGGTGCAAATGTATATCTTTAGGGTTCCTTTGTCAAACAACCCTATTTCTTTCTTTGAATTTAGGAGCAAAATGATGTGGCTTTTTCTGATGAATGTTTCATATGCCCGTCCTCATATTTTCAAATCATGTCTGGCGCATTTCCTTTTAACTGTATTGATTTCAAAAATGACAGTGGTAGTTTTTCTTTGTTACTGTATGTCAGCTGTATATTTACTGAAgagattcattttatttatgtataaaaatatttttctgactgAAAAAATGCATTCTAGAATTGTTTTATCATGACTGAAATGGAAATTTTCCCTATGTTGATGATTGTGTTGTTTCATGTTTGTCTCATTACATAGAATTGCATTAtgtctatccacctttttcttcaacgcagaagtaagcctatgggtgagacttccggttcattagccgctataggtaaataacgaggagaataacaacgtgcagtaaacggtaaaactgtttgcactacaaaccagtgtgttcaaaattaagataatacattaaaataatatgataagacacaccaactttcaatatcaagcagcaaaacaaactgttttgttaaGCTAAAAAATAGCTGGACGGAGTGGACACAGATGAGACCGGAAGTCAGACCCATAGAATATACAAATGGACGCGCCcatttttactacaataaaaggtggatgagaaaaaaattatatttgtggtGTTTAAGAATTATTACTGCTACTGTATGGACATTTTAACAATCCTTGCTATTAAAAGTTAATCAGATTCATGTAGACCATGTGAATCAATTTCCCTTTTTTAATCctagatttaattacattttgttgtcAGTGCATCCTATTACCTGAATGAGTATTTCTTTAATTGAAAGTAGGCTACTTACTGTCATTTAAGAAGCCCCATCCCACAATGCATCTGTGAGACTTTTATAAGTTGACTGATCTGCGTAAGTCATCTCTGCTAGTTAAAGGTCAGGGGGGGGTTGGTTTGCTGATGTTTGATATGCAGGAGGATTCTCCGCTAATGAGACTCTTTTTCTCGGATTTAAACTCTTTGAATCCTCTAATCTCCATGCGCGTGGCTCTGTTATTAGGGCGCCGGTCTCTGGATCGAGTTTCCGTTCATTCTCGCCCGCTGCAGAGAACATCCAGTATTTGATTTCTGCTCCACATGGCTTCCACAATACTAAAGCTCTTTGACAGTATGCTCTTATTTACGCCCTCACATATGAGTCCATCTTGTGAATCACAGTGAATGTTCTGATGTTTCATACCAGTCCGAATTCAGGAAGCAGAATGAGCTTTAAAGCACCATGTTTACAAATAACAGGTAGACTTCATCGTTCATTTAAAaggaaatatgctgatttagacTTGTAGTTACGATGTCCAAATATTTTAGTATAGTGTAGCTATATAGTATCCGGTCATGATTGGGGTACGTTTTGTACGTATGTGGAAGATAGACCGAATCTTCCCATTTTAATTAGCCTATATAAACTATTATGTGTCAGACAAATTTGAATAAGAAATGTccaaaattgaaattttaaaaactaatgtcCTTGGATGCATTTgcgttcattttttaaaaacatttgatacaatttttttcattgtgttagTTATGAATATATCACTAGCCTATTTCTTAAGGTTATTCCATTTGACCCAAGCAAAACGTGCCTTttcataaaaaggtaaaaatagcCTATGTGATagattatttttgaaaatctaaatgaCATACGTTTTATGGTTCTGCCCTCACATTATTAAAACAGTTCGTATTTatgaaattttttaataaaactttttttctcccgacagtaaaaaaaaaactttcgagAAAACTGAAACATGGTAATAAAGCGAAGTATTTTTAAAGGgaatttttaaataactatacaTCACGTTATTGATAtgtttacaatgaaataaaatacaaaacaaaacttcaTTTACGAgctgtccatggttctgaaaaaaaaaaagttttgttttattgagaattcaTTTATATAGTATGCATAAAACACATCCGGAGTGTGATTTATGAGTTGTTTTCCATCATGCTTTTCATTTCTTTACGTAAAAGAAGGTAGCGTTTGTTATAATAGGctaccttttatttttctctctgaaGTGTCATGCCTGTAAATTTCCTTTGAATTTTCTGCCCAGGTTTTTCCTGTTATTCAAACAGCAAAACATTTCCTTATCATAAATATGAAGATAGAAAATAAACTTGAGTGTAGTACATTAAATTTGGTTCTGAACTGAAAACAATGGGTTGTGAATGAACCACTTAATTGGAGAAACCCACGTGACTGCAGGTTTGTCCTCCGGTCATAAGAACAGGTGGTCGCAGAGAGAAGCTACAGATCCATCATTCACACTGAGTGTAGATGCTAAAGAGAGTCGGttttcttttatgatttatttcatgCCATCTAAAAGTTGTGTTAGACACAACGTTACGTCTAAATCTTCTCATAAATTCTAGTGAGCTAAAATTATACTCCAATTGTTTTCTTCTTGGCAAACGCGTGTGAGATTTGTTCGTCCCTCATGAAGGTGGAGGAAGAGCTGAGGAGCGGCGGCGCGGTGACCGGTACTCGGGACGGTAACGACTGCTGCATCACCAGACTGCTGAGCGTTGTGGAGAGCGAGTTACAGGCCGGTAGAGAGAAGGGAGACCCCACCGAGAAACAGCTCAAAGTCATCCTAGAAGATTCTGAACTCTGGAGGAAATTCAAAGAATTGACTAATGAGATGATTGTGACCAAGAACGGCAGGTGAGCCACCTTGAACCCGATGTCAAAGTTGTAAAAGTATTTGAATATAGCagtgttttttgttaatattaaataattaatttgttttgcacAGAAGCTGTTAGAAAACAGGTTTGTGATGTTTACTCGAACTTGTTAACTTATTTTGCACAAATAACATTCATGTTCTTACATTCGAGCAAAAGTTCCTATTGTTTATACATTAAAGATCATatggttataattatttagtaTTTCGTACGTGTCGTCAGAAAATTAGATCTTAAGCGTTTTTTAGTAATGAAATAAGTACGAAATTCGCGTCTTAAAGActattaattttaacttttttatatatatatacctgtacaCAGGCTTACGTAAAATGgccccaaaaaatattttcatactgAAGTCAAACAGATGTATGACGCATTATAATGTTTCCgcattatttaacaaattatcaaatcaagtgacatttattttaaaagaagataAAAAGCACTCTTCAAGCAAAACAttccataaaatatatttattagggttttaagaaataaaacaatatttatactgttaaaaatgacaaaaagtgtatGGACACTCGCTGGTTGTCTCTCTGCTGTGTAAACTCAAGCTTTCAAAAAAGTTAGTTCTGGGGGAAACATGTTTTTAGTAAt
This region includes:
- the LOC109080193 gene encoding vesicle transport protein SFT2B-like, producing the protein MDKLKNVLSGQDGNDDLNVLQAANEASTLGWGTRVKGFVACFVSGVLCSVLGTCLLWLPRTGLTLFAVFYSLGNIASLLSTMFLMGPLKQLKRMCDKTRALATGIMITCLVLTFCAAFWWKIKGLALLFCILQFLAFTWYSLSYIPFARDAIIKLFSACLK